Proteins co-encoded in one Amia ocellicauda isolate fAmiCal2 chromosome 11, fAmiCal2.hap1, whole genome shotgun sequence genomic window:
- the kif3a gene encoding kinesin-like protein KIF3A has product MKMPSNKVDKPEKSEISDNVKVVVRCRPMNQKEKMMGHKQAVSVDEIRGTITVNKIDSPNEPPKTFTFDTVFGPESKQLDVYNLTARPIIDSVLEGYNGTIFAYGQTGTGKTFTMEGVRAVPELRGIIPNSFAHVFGHIAKAEGDTRFLVRVSYLEIYNEEVKDLLGKDQTQRLEVKERPDVGVYIKDLSGYVVNNADDMDRIMTLGHKNRSVGATNMNEHSSRSHAIFTITIECSEKGVDGNQHVRMGKLHLVDLAGSERQGKTGATGQRLKEATKINLSLSTLGNVISALVDGKSTHVPYRNSKLTRLLQDSLGGNSKTMMCANIGPADYNYDETISTLRYANRAKNIKNKARINEDPKDALLRQFQKEIEELKKKLEEGEEISGSEGSGSDEMEEYDGEGGEKRRKRRGKKKVSPDKMVEMQAKIEEEKKALEAKLDMEEEERNKARAELEKREKDLLKAQQEHHLLLEKLSALEKKVIVGGVDLLAKAEEQEKLLEESNNELEERRKRAEQLRRELEEKEQERLDIEEKYTSLQEEAQGKTKKLKKVWTMLMVAKSEMADLQQEHQRELEGLLENIRQLSRELRLQMLIIDNFIPQDYQEMIENYVHWNEDIGEWQLKCVAYTGNNMRKQTPVPDKTEKDPFEVDLSHVYLAYTEESLRQSLMKLERPRTSKSGKSRPKTGRRKRSSKPEAVIESLLQ; this is encoded by the exons ATGAAAATGCCG AGTAACAAGGTGGATAAACCTGAGAAGTCTGAGATCAGTGACAACGTCAAGGTGGTGGTAAGATGTCGGCCCATGAACCAAAAGGAGAAGATGATGGGGCACAAGCAGGCGGTCAGCGTGGATGAGATCCGTGGTACCATCACTGTCAATAAAATCGATTCCCCTAACGAACCTCCCAAAACATTCACATTCGATACTGTGTTTGGACCTGAGAGCAAGCAGCTTGATGTGTACAATTTAACAGCTCGACCCATCATCGACTCAGTGTTGGAAGGATACAATG GAACAATATTCGCATACGGACAGACTGGGACTGGGAAGACTTTTACAATGGAAGGAGTAAGAGCAGTGCCTGAACTCCGCGGGATCATTCCCAATTCATTCGCCCATGTCTTTGGCCACATTGCGAAAGCAGAAGGTGATACTAG GTTCTTGGTAAGAGTTTCCTATCTGGAAATTTATAATGAGGAAGTGAAAGACCTGCTGGGAAAAGATCAGACACAAAGACTGGAG GTTAAGGAAAGGCCGGATGTGGGCGTGTACATTAAGGATCTGTCTGGATATGTTGTGAACAACGCAGATGACATGGATAGAATCATGACACTGGGGCATAAGAACC GATCCGTTGGAGCCACGAATATGAACGAACACAGCTCTCGTTCCCATGCCATCTTCACCATCACGATCGAGTGCAGCGAGAAAGGCGTGGACGGAAACCAACACGTGCGGATGGGAAAGCTGCACCTTGTGGATCTTGCT GGTTCAGAGAGGCAAGGGAAGACTGGAGCTACGGGGCAGCGTCTGAAAGAAGCCACCAAAAtcaacctctccctctccactctGGGCAACGTTATTTCTGCGTTGGTCGATGGAAAGAGTACCCATGTCCCCTACAGGAACTCCAAGCTCACCCGCCTGCTGCAGGACTCTCTGGGAGGAAATTCAAAGACCATGATG TGTGCCAACATTGGGCCAGCGGACTACAACTATGATGAGACCATCAGCACTTTACGATATGCAAACCGTGCAAAGAATATTAAGAACAAAGCTAGAATTAATGAGGACCCCAAGGATGCCTTACTACGCCAATTCCAAAAAGAGATCGAAGAACTAAAGAAAAAATTAGAAGAAG GGGAAGAGATATCTGGCTCTGAAGGCAGTGGGTCTGACGAAATGGAAGAGTACGATGGGGAAGGAGGGGAGAAAAGAAGGAAGCGCAGAG GGAAGAAGAAGGTCTCACCTGACAAGATGGTGGAAATGCAGGCCAAGATTGAGGAGGAGAAAAAGGCCTTAGAAGCTAAACTAGACATGGAGGAAGAAGAGAGGAACAAGGCCAGGGCAGAGCTGGAGAAGAGGGAGAAAGACCTGCTTAAAGCCCA GCAGGAACATCACCTTCTGTTGGAAAAGCTCTCTGCTCTGGAGAAGAAGGTGATCGTAGGGGGTGTAGACCTGCTGGCTAAAGCCGAAGAGCAAGAGAAGCTCCTGGAAGAGTCCAACAATGAGCTGGAAGAGAGACGGAAGCGAGCCGAGCAACTACGGCGAGagctggaggagaaggag CAAGAGCGTCTTGATATTGAGGAGAAGTACACAAGCTTACAAGAGGAAGCCCAAGGGAAgaccaagaaactgaagaaagTTTGGACCATGTTGATGGTGGCCAAATCAGAG ATGGCTGATCTACAGCAGGAGCACCAGCGGGAGCTCGAGGGGCTGCTGGAGAATATCAGACAGTTGAGCCGGGAGCTTCGCCTCCAGATGTTGATTATTGACAACTTCATACCCCAAGATTATCAG GAGATGATCGAGAACTATGTGCATTGGAACGAAGACATTGGAGAATGGCAGCTG AAATGCGTTGCATACACTGGAAATAACATGAGGAAACAAACGCCAGTACCGGACAAGACCGAGAAGGAC CCATTTGAGGTCGATCTGTCTCATGTGTACCTGGCCTACACTGAGGAAAGCCTAAGGCAGTCTTTGATGAAGTTGGAAAGACCAAGGACGTCAAAAAGTGGAAAGTCCAGGCCTAAAACTGGCAGGAG AAAACGGTCTTCAAAGCCTGAAGCTGTAATCGAATCCCTCCTGCAATAA